From the Martelella mediterranea DSM 17316 genome, one window contains:
- a CDS encoding glutamate decarboxylase, translated as MADKSAEDDLFDPNDETYGSADFLTVLPKAEFPQKTRAPRSVYAAVKDELMMDGNARQNLATFCQTWEEPEVHQLMDDCIDKNMVDKDEYPQTAEIEARCVSMLADLWNAPKGPATGASTTGSSEAAMLGGLAMKRRWEARRKAEGKPTDKPNLITGPVQICWHKFTRYWDIEHREIPMENGRLLMTPEEVLKLCDENTIGVVPTLGVTFTGEYEPVKAIADALDDLQARTGLDIPIHVDGASGGFLAPFCAPELEWDFRIPRVKSINASGHKFGLAPLGVGWVVWREEQDLPEEMIFWVNYLGGNMRDITLNFSRPGGQVVCQYYNFLRLGRDGYRKVHEACYRSAAYLASELEKTGLVDIVFDGDMKRGIPAVSWKLKEGVKTEYTLFDLADRLRSRGWQVPAYTLPANCEDQAVQRILVRNGVSIDLCSLLIRDIKASVDYFKSHPITRSVSEEEASGFHH; from the coding sequence GTGGCTGACAAATCCGCCGAAGACGACCTGTTCGATCCGAATGACGAAACCTACGGCTCTGCAGATTTCCTGACCGTTCTGCCCAAGGCGGAATTCCCGCAGAAAACCCGCGCGCCGCGTTCCGTCTATGCCGCGGTCAAGGACGAGTTGATGATGGACGGCAATGCCCGCCAGAACCTCGCCACCTTCTGCCAGACCTGGGAAGAGCCCGAAGTCCACCAGTTGATGGACGACTGCATCGACAAGAACATGGTCGACAAGGACGAATATCCGCAGACCGCCGAGATCGAGGCGCGCTGCGTGAGCATGCTCGCCGACCTGTGGAACGCGCCCAAGGGACCAGCGACCGGGGCTTCGACGACCGGTTCGTCGGAAGCCGCGATGCTGGGCGGGCTGGCCATGAAGCGGCGCTGGGAAGCGCGACGCAAGGCAGAGGGCAAACCCACCGACAAGCCCAATCTGATCACCGGGCCGGTGCAGATCTGCTGGCACAAGTTCACGCGCTACTGGGATATCGAGCACCGCGAAATTCCGATGGAAAACGGGCGGCTGCTGATGACGCCCGAGGAGGTTCTGAAGCTCTGCGACGAGAACACGATCGGCGTTGTGCCGACCCTCGGCGTCACCTTTACCGGCGAATACGAGCCCGTGAAGGCCATCGCTGACGCGCTCGATGACCTGCAGGCGCGCACCGGGCTGGATATCCCGATTCATGTCGATGGCGCCAGCGGCGGCTTTCTCGCGCCGTTCTGCGCGCCGGAGCTTGAATGGGATTTCCGGATTCCGCGGGTGAAATCGATCAATGCCTCCGGCCACAAGTTCGGCCTTGCGCCGCTTGGCGTGGGCTGGGTCGTGTGGCGCGAGGAACAGGACCTGCCCGAGGAGATGATCTTCTGGGTCAACTATCTCGGCGGCAATATGCGCGACATCACGCTCAATTTCTCACGTCCGGGCGGTCAGGTCGTCTGCCAGTACTATAATTTCCTGCGCCTCGGCCGTGACGGTTACCGCAAGGTGCATGAGGCCTGCTATCGCAGCGCTGCCTATCTGGCAAGCGAACTGGAAAAGACCGGGCTTGTGGATATCGTGTTCGACGGCGACATGAAGCGCGGCATTCCGGCGGTGTCATGGAAGCTCAAGGAAGGGGTGAAGACCGAATACACGCTGTTCGACCTTGCCGACAGGCTGCGTTCGCGCGGCTGGCAGGTGCCGGCCTACACGCTTCCCGCCAATTGCGAGGATCAGGCGGTGCAGCGCATTCTGGTGCGCAACGGCGTCAGCATCGATCTCTGCTCGCTGCTGATCCGCGATATCAAAGCCTCGGTGGACTATTTCAAATCCCATCCGATCACCAGGTCGGTCTCCGAGGAAGAAGCCTCCGGCTTCCATCACTGA
- a CDS encoding LuxR C-terminal-related transcriptional regulator, with protein MLKPLSNDVTRIAFAQSLPEVKSAFTQSVNRLGFVGYNISINRSTVSEFMEKPTLSTFTTKELDTYVNDRWAGRDPLMAHLEFNKTPLLWHQKNWDMPGQEEYYDYVRFQGIMGGLTLSLPALNGKASAITLLSIDPTPQSPDVIPEVTILSSVAVARLAAFKEGQFTEYDLRRFKLLSDLQVEILSWMAKGKTNNEISSIVGRTERAIAYHVSEILTKLDVTSRAQAAAFYAAMGFSD; from the coding sequence ATGCTAAAGCCGCTATCCAACGATGTCACCAGAATCGCTTTCGCCCAAAGCCTTCCGGAGGTCAAGAGCGCCTTCACACAGAGTGTGAACAGGCTGGGTTTCGTCGGCTACAACATCAGCATCAACAGATCGACCGTCTCCGAGTTCATGGAGAAGCCGACGCTGAGCACCTTCACGACGAAAGAGCTGGACACCTATGTCAACGACAGGTGGGCCGGGCGCGATCCGCTGATGGCGCATCTGGAGTTCAACAAGACACCGCTGCTGTGGCACCAGAAGAACTGGGATATGCCCGGACAAGAGGAATACTATGATTATGTCCGTTTCCAGGGCATCATGGGCGGGCTGACGCTGTCGCTGCCGGCGCTCAACGGAAAGGCCAGTGCAATTACGCTTCTGTCCATCGACCCGACGCCGCAATCGCCTGACGTGATACCGGAGGTCACGATCCTGTCGAGCGTGGCAGTGGCGCGCCTGGCCGCGTTCAAGGAAGGCCAGTTCACCGAATATGATCTCCGCCGTTTCAAATTGCTGTCGGACCTTCAGGTGGAAATCCTGAGCTGGATGGCCAAAGGCAAGACCAACAACGAAATCTCAAGCATCGTAGGGCGCACCGAACGCGCGATCGCCTACCATGTGAGCGAGATACTCACCAAGCTCGACGTCACCTCACGGGCCCAGGCGGCGGCCTTCTATGCCGCGATGGGGTTCAGCGATTGA